Genomic segment of Nitrospirota bacterium:
AGGATAAGATTGTCCAGCAGGCGCGCGCTGACCGGGTCAAGTCCGGCAGAGGGTTCATCGAAAAAAAGAATTTCCGGATCAAGGGCCATGGCCCTCGCAAGCCCCGCGCGCTTTTTCATACCGCCGCTGAGTTCGGAAGGATAGTAGTCTTCAAAACCCGCAAGCCCGACCAGTGCGAGTTTTATGGAAACTATTTCCCTGATCTCGTCGTCAGCCAGGTCTGTATACTCTTCAAGAGGAAGGGCCGTGTTCTCGGCAAGGGTCATGGAGCTCCAGAGTGCGCCGCTCTGATAGAGCACGCCGAAGTTTCTCATGATCCTCTCCCGCTCCTTCTCATCCGCGTCATAGAAGCTCACGCCCCGGTACAACACCTTTCCCTTTGCCGGTTCCTTAAGCCCGACCATGTGGCGAAGTAAGGTGCTCTTGCCGCAGCCGCTTCCTCCCATGATAACAAAGATGTCGCCTCTATTCACTGTGAAAGTGAGGTCTCTCTGTATCAGAAAGTCTCCGTATGCCATGGTGAGGTCCTGAACAACTATATGAGGCTCCGGCTTTTCCATGGCGCTCCAAATAAAAATTTATGATTAATACGCGCTAAATATTCAGAATGTTACATATTACAGTTATCACCGCCATAGCAACTACGATGCTCACAATGCCTGTCACCACCGCAGAAGTGGTGGCTTCTCCAACTGCCGAGGCGCTTCTGCCGCACTGCATACCTCTCATGCATCCGGAAAGCGCGACGAGCACACCGAAGACCGCCGCGCTGAAAAGGCCGATCCAGAAATCAGTAATGCTCACCGCCTCCCTGGTTGTGTTGTAGTACTCCGTGAAATTCAGGTCAAGCATGGTTACCCCGATGATCAGTCCGCCTAAAATGCCCATCAGGTCTGCGTAGAGACTGAGGATGGGCATCATGAGAAAAAGGGCCAGCATCCTCGGCAGAACGAGGAACTCAACAGGTGAGATGCCGAGTGTCTTCAGGGCGTCTATCTCCTCGTTCACCTGCATCGTACCAAGCTGGGCGGCAAAGGAAGCGCCGGTGCGGCCTGACATAATGATGCCGGTCATGATAGCGGCAAGCGCGCGGACCATTCCTATTCCCACGAGGCTTGAAACGTAGATCTGCGCGCCGAAGATCTTGAGCTGGATCGCCCCGATAAAAGCGAGGATAAGGCCCACAAGGATGCTGATAAGAGAGACGATGGGAAGCGCCTGCGCCCCGCATTGCTGTATCGTTAGAAAGAGGTCGGACCTGCGAAATCTCGCCCTGCCCTGAAGCAGTTTTAAAAATGCTGCAAAGGCCTCGCCGATAAAGGCCGTCATTTCAACAAGCGTCCGCCAAAATGTTAAAGCCGACCCGCCGACCTGTTCAAGAAGATGGATGCGTGCCGCTTCCTTTCTCACACCTTTTCTCTCCGGCGCGGCAGAGGCAAGGTCCAAAAGACGCTGAACGCCAGTCGGCAATCCGTTTTTGTCTACGCTCATATTGACACTGGCGCAGTGGGCGATGATTTTGACCAGGAACGTCAGGACCACCGTGTCCCAGCTCTTGAGGTCCAGCGTATTAAATATCACTTTCTCGACCCCGGAGTTGACGCTGATCTCTTCCCTGGTTTTACCGGCAGCGGGAACATCCATTCCAAGCACCCAGTCCCCCGCAAGGCTGATTTGCAATGTCTTATTGTCCGGCCTGTTGAAACTCAATTCGGGTTTCATGATTAAAATGATATCACTTAACCATGATATGTAAAGACGGACGCCACTTATAATCTCATTAGGAAATCTGCATTGACGTTGATTTTCGTTAGTGATACAAGAATTGTAAAAGGACTAATCTATAAAATGAGGTGGGCCATGAAAGCAGGGAAGAGAATTTTATTTGTAATAATCGGATCCATTCTGATCATTGCATCCGGATGCGCGCAAAAGCAGGTGAAGTATTCCGGGTTCCTTGAGAACTATCCAACCTTCCAACCGGGACCGAAAGGCGGCGTTGATTTCGTCTATTTGAAGGAGGGTGTCGACTTCAGTAAGTACAACAAGGTCATGCTGGATTACGTGGTGTTCTATTTAAAAAAGGACTCGGAGCACAAAGGGATCCAGGCGGAAGAGATGAAGGAGATGGCGGATGCGTTTCACCTTGCCGCAGTGAAGGCGCTGCAGGGGGCTTATCCCATTGTGGGAGAACCGGGCGCTGATGTACTGAGGGTGCGTGTTGCCATTACCGACCTTGAACCGAGCAATCCGGCGGCAAGCGGTATTACCACCGTGATACCTGTCGGTCTTGCTATAAGCGCAATAAAAAAGGGTGTAACAGGAAAACACACGGGCGTTGGAGGCGCGGGCATTGAGGCCGAGTTTCTCGATTCTCTCACAAATGAGCGGCTCGCTGCCGCGATTGATAAACAGGAAGGTTCAAAACTTTCAGGACTGACAAAGTTTGGGGCTGCAAAGGACGCCTTTGAATTCTGGTCGGAGAGGCTGAAAATATTTCTGGACAATGTTCACGGGATAAAATAATAACGTGCAATCAATTTGAACTCAGTTGCAATGGTTGCAGAAATGGAAGGCTGTTGAAAAATTTCTATGCGACACCTTGAAAGGGTAGTCAGTAGGCAGTAGTTGGGGACCCCTAACTACTGTCTACTCAACTACCAGCTACTGTTTTATTGTCGATTATAGAAATTCTGGAACAGGCTTTCATTTCGAGAGCAGGGAACAGGTTAGAGAAAGGGCTTACACATGGGATTTGAAGACAGAAAGATAATTTCATCGTTCATCATTTTCATATGCTCTGTATTTCTTTTCACAGGCTGCAAGAAAGAGCAAAAGATATCGGCGCCGCAGCCGCCGGTAGTTTCGGTTATGAATGTGAGCGCGAAGGATGTCCCGGTTTCCGCGGAGTATGTGGCGCAGACGCAGAGTTCTCATCTGGTCAACATACAGGCGCGGGTCAGCGGCTTCCTCGACAAATGCCTGTACACTGAGGGGGCTCTGGTGAAAGAAGGGCAGGTGCTTTTCCAGATGGATGCCAAGCCGTTTCAGGTGCAGCTTGACCAGGCACAGGCCGCCCTTGCCAAACAGGAGGCGGCTCTTGAAACAGCCCGTTTGAATCTCGCGCGCACAAAACCTCTCGCTGAGCAAAACGCTCTCTCGCAGAGAGACCTTGATGACGCAACAGGCCAGTACCAGTCCAATGCTGCTGCGGTTGAGCAGGCGAAGGCGCAGGTGGAAACAGCGAAACTAAACCTGTCCTACACGACGATCGCCTCTCCTGTGACCGGCGTCAGCAGTTCAGCGCGCCAGACAGACGGCACGTACATAAATCCGCAGAACAGCCTGCTTACCACGGTGGCGGTGCTTTCACCTATGTGGGTGAACTTCAGCATCTCCGAGAATGAAATACAAAGACTCCGCGACCAGTCCGCCAAAGGTCTGCTGCGCACTCCCGGCGCAGGAAATTACATAGTCGAGATCATACTCGTTGATGGTTCGGTCTATCCATATACAGGGCAGATAACTTTTGCCGAACCGTCTTATAACGCGCAGACCGGAACTTTTCTTATCCGCGCAAGTGTGAATAATCCTGATGGCGTACTGCGTCCAAACCAGTATGTGCGCGCCCGATTAAAGGGCGCTGTCAGGCCGAAGTCGATCATTGTGCCCCAGCGCGCGGTGCAGCAGGGATCAAGGGGCCACTTTGTCTGGGTGGTGGACAAGGACAACAAGGCTGAACAGCGGCCGGTAGTGACAGGCGAGTGGCACGGTGATGACTGGTTCATCTATGAAGGGCTTAAGGACCGTGAGCAGGTGGTGGTTGACGGCGGGTTCACGCTTCGTCCTGGCATGTCTGTAACTGTAAAGCCCTATAATTCCGGCCCTGCACTGAAAGCAAACTTATTAACCGACAGCAGATAAAGGGGACGTGATCCGTGTTCTCCAAATTCTTCATTGAGCGGCCTATCTTCGCTACTGTGATCGCAACCATCATATGCCTTGCGGGACTTGTTGCAATGCAGGCGCTCCCGGTTGAGCAGTATCCGAAGATCACCCCCGTGCAGGTCACGGTCACAACAACTTATCCCGGCGCTGATTCGCAGACCCTCGCTGACTCTGTTGCCGCTCCGATAGAGGCGCAGATAAACGGGGTGGACAACATGCTCTATATGTCTTCGGCGAGCTCCTCGAATGGACAATTGACTCTCACCGTCTATTTTACTCTCGATACTGATCCGGACATCGCGCAGGTGCAGGTGCAGAACCGGGTCAGTCTCGCAATGCCTCAACTGCCGGACGCCGTCGTGCAGCAGGGGGTGCAGGTGCAAAAAAAGGCCTCTTCGATCATGATGCTTATCGGCGTCCTTGCAAAGGGAGGGCGCTACAGCAGCGAGTACATCGCGAATTACGCCAATGTCTATGTCCTCGACGCCATCAAGCGCGTGCCCGGCGCGGGGCAGGCGCAGATCATGGGTGTGCCGGACCAGGCCATGCGCATCTGGCTGGACCCGGACAGGATGGCGTCTCTCGGGATCACAACAAGCGACATACAGCAGGCCGTTGCGAGCCAGAACGCACTGTACGGGGCCGGGCAGATCGGGCAGGAGCCCACATCGGGTCCTGTGCAGTTAACATTCCCTGTCGTAACTCAAAGACCGTTCACCCGGCCTGAAGAGTACGAAAATATAATCCTGCGCGCAAGCCGGGACGGAAGCAGCATAGTTCACCTGAAGGACGTTGCACACGCCGAGGTAGGCCTGATGCAATATGTAATCGACAGTAAACTCAACGGCACGCCCGCGACCTTTATAGTAGTTTACCAGCAGCCTGGGGCAAACGGCCTCGAAGTATCGGAGGCTGTCCGCAAGACCCTTGAAGAGATCAGACCCCGTTTCCCCGAGGGGATCGACTACGCGATCTCCCTTGACACAAATGATTTCGTCCGCATCTCGATCAAAGAGGTGGAAGACACACTGTTTGAGGCGATAATACTCGTTGTGCTTGTCGTATACCTTTTCCTCCAGAGCCTGCGCTCCACCATCATATGCGCCGTCGCGATCGTCGTCGCGCTTGTCAGCACCTTCACGGGGATGCTTGCATTAGGTTTTTCCATAAACATGCTCACACTCTTTGGCCTGGTGCTCGCAATAGGCATGGTCGTTGATGACGCTATCGTTGTGGTTGAAAACGTAGAGCGCAATATGGCAAGGTTCCATCTCTCGCCAAAGGAAGCGACGATCAAAGCCATGGGGGAAATATCCAGCTCGCTCGTTGCGGTGGTGCTGGTGATGGCGTCAGTCTTTATTCCCGCGGCATTTCTTCCCGGCACTACCGGGCAGCTCTACAAGCAGTTTGCAATTACAATTGTTATTTCAGTGGCGGTCTCCGGGTTCGTTGCGCTCACACTCACCCCGGCAATGTGCGGTGTCCTGCTGAAGCACAGCGAGCCTACCACGCGCGGTTTTTTCGCCTGGTTCAACCGGGGAGTCGACGGCATTACAAGAGGATTCGGCAGTGCCGTGACACTCGTCATCAAAAGGATGATCATTGCCTTTGTAATCCTTGCGGTGCTTGTTTATTCAATTATCCATCTCTTCAAAACTCTCCCCACGAGCTTTGTGCCGAACGAAGACCTGGGATATGTAATGACCGCGATAATCATGCCGGACGCCGCAAGCCTCGAACGAGGCAGGTCCGTTGCAGACCGCACAGAGGCCATCTTTAAAAAAATACCCGGGGTCGAAGACCGCACGCAGTTTACAGGCTACAGCCTGCTTGACAGCGGATACAAGACAAATGCCGGGACTTTCTTTGTAACGCTGAAACCTTTTGAAGAGCGGTATTCATCAGCCAAAAAAGCGATTGCCGAAAACGCGCGCGCAGTGCTGATGAATTTAAACAGGGAGGCAAGGGGCATCTCTGAGGGACTTGTAATTCCCGTGGCCCCGCCTTCGATTCCGGGGATCGGGACTACCGGAGGTTTTGAATTCTGGATACAGGACACAGGCGCCGGTGAGCCTGCGAGGCTGGATGAGCTTACACAACAATTCATCAATAAGGCGCGTCAGCGTCCGGAGCTTTCCGGCCTTAGCACCACCTTCCGCGCCACCACGCAGCAGTTGAGCGCGGATGTAAACCGCGAGAAGGCGAACCTCCTCGGTGTTCCCGTTAAAGACGTCTACAGCGCCATTCAGGCGCAGTTCGGCTCCCTCGTGGTCAGCCAGTATAACGAGTTCAGCAGGGTCTGGCGGGTCATCCTGCAGTCCGAACCTAAATATCGTCAGGACCCCGGAGACCTGACTCGCCTTTACACGAGATCGAGCGAGGGCGAAATGGTCCCGCTCTCCGCACTCGTTACGACCAGGTGGGTGACTGGCCCGGATCTGCTTCCGCATTTCAACGGCTTCCCCGCAGCAAAGGTGAATGGCAATGCCGCGCCGGGGTACAGCTCCGGGCAGGCCATCGCTGCGATGGAAGAGGTAGCAGGTGAAGTGCTGCCGCATGGCTACACTGTCGCGTGGTCAGGCCTTGCCTTTGAGGAAAAAAAGTCCGGCGGCACATCTGCAATCGCGTTTGTGTTCGGCCTCATCATAGTTTTCCTCGTGCTTGCCGCGCAATATGAATCATGGACGCTGCCGTGCTCTGTGATGATGGCTGTGCCCTTCGGGGTGCTCGGCGCGCTTACAGCGAACTGGCTTCGCGGACTGCAAAACGATGTCTACTTCCAGATCGGCCTTCTCGTGCTGATCGGCCTTGGGGCAAAGAACGCCATCCTGAGAGTGTCATTTGCGGTCGAATTGCGCAAACAGGGCAAGTCGATAATGGAAGCCACGATCGAGGCAGGCGAGCAGAGACTAAGACCAATCATCATGACTTCGCTTGCGTTCGCCTTCGGCGTGCTTCCACTGGCAATCGCGATGGGGGCAGGCGCAAACGCCCGGCACTCCATCGGCACCGGGATCATCGGCGGCATGATCGGCGAGACGACTTTGGCAATGCTTTATGTTCCGCTTTTGTTCTACATCTTTGACCGGCTTGGCGAGCGCTCAAAAGAAAAGAAGAAGACTAAAGTAACCAGCGGGAAAACTCTCACGGGCGGAGGCGCGGTTGAAAATGTTCCGCAGGCGGAGCATGTGGATGCCCCGGCGATAACATCATCCATGTCATCAAAGGTCAAGCTTGAAAATGCGCCTCGAGAGGAGCAGTTGGATGATTGATATGCGAATGCTTTTTGCTGCCGCGTTTGCCATCTTTCTCACCGGCTGCATGGCCGGGCCGGATTATGTGCGGCCTAAGGTTGATGTGCCTGCCGCTTTTATTTACGAAGAGAAAGAAGTCCGTGACACCGCGAACACCGGGTGGTGGAAACAGTTCCAGGACCCGGCGCTTGACGCCCTGATCACCGAGGCGCTTGCCAACAACAGGAATATCAGGATCGCTGCCGCAAATGTAGAACAGGCCGCCGCCGTGCTGATGCAGGTACGGTCGCCGCTCTTCCCGCAGATCGGATACAGCGGCAGCGGTGCGAGACAGCGCGCAAGCGAGTCCGGGGCCGAACTTCTTTTTTCAATAGTGCCAAACCCGCAGTCTACATATCAGGCGCTTGCAAGCGCGAGCTGGGAGATAGACCTGTGGGGCCGCATCCGGCGGCTCTCCGAGGCTGCGCAGGCGGACCTGTTTGCAACAGAGGAAGCGCGGCGGGGGGTAATCCTTTCCCTCGTTTCATCAGTGGCAGGCAACTATGTCCAACTCCTCGGCCTCGATGAGCAGCTCGTAATTTCAAAACGCACGCTCGAAACATATGCCGAATCGG
This window contains:
- a CDS encoding DUF3313 domain-containing protein → MKAGKRILFVIIGSILIIASGCAQKQVKYSGFLENYPTFQPGPKGGVDFVYLKEGVDFSKYNKVMLDYVVFYLKKDSEHKGIQAEEMKEMADAFHLAAVKALQGAYPIVGEPGADVLRVRVAITDLEPSNPAASGITTVIPVGLAISAIKKGVTGKHTGVGGAGIEAEFLDSLTNERLAAAIDKQEGSKLSGLTKFGAAKDAFEFWSERLKIFLDNVHGIK
- a CDS encoding ATP-binding cassette domain-containing protein, which gives rise to MEKPEPHIVVQDLTMAYGDFLIQRDLTFTVNRGDIFVIMGGSGCGKSTLLRHMVGLKEPAKGKVLYRGVSFYDADEKERERIMRNFGVLYQSGALWSSMTLAENTALPLEEYTDLADDEIREIVSIKLALVGLAGFEDYYPSELSGGMKKRAGLARAMALDPEILFFDEPSAGLDPVSARLLDNLILELRDSLGATVVIVTHELASIFAIGDNSLFLDAGTKTMIAGGDPKELLSSSRDPRVRNFLTRGAEAM
- a CDS encoding efflux RND transporter periplasmic adaptor subunit — encoded protein: MGFEDRKIISSFIIFICSVFLFTGCKKEQKISAPQPPVVSVMNVSAKDVPVSAEYVAQTQSSHLVNIQARVSGFLDKCLYTEGALVKEGQVLFQMDAKPFQVQLDQAQAALAKQEAALETARLNLARTKPLAEQNALSQRDLDDATGQYQSNAAAVEQAKAQVETAKLNLSYTTIASPVTGVSSSARQTDGTYINPQNSLLTTVAVLSPMWVNFSISENEIQRLRDQSAKGLLRTPGAGNYIVEIILVDGSVYPYTGQITFAEPSYNAQTGTFLIRASVNNPDGVLRPNQYVRARLKGAVRPKSIIVPQRAVQQGSRGHFVWVVDKDNKAEQRPVVTGEWHGDDWFIYEGLKDREQVVVDGGFTLRPGMSVTVKPYNSGPALKANLLTDSR
- a CDS encoding multidrug efflux RND transporter permease subunit; the protein is MFSKFFIERPIFATVIATIICLAGLVAMQALPVEQYPKITPVQVTVTTTYPGADSQTLADSVAAPIEAQINGVDNMLYMSSASSSNGQLTLTVYFTLDTDPDIAQVQVQNRVSLAMPQLPDAVVQQGVQVQKKASSIMMLIGVLAKGGRYSSEYIANYANVYVLDAIKRVPGAGQAQIMGVPDQAMRIWLDPDRMASLGITTSDIQQAVASQNALYGAGQIGQEPTSGPVQLTFPVVTQRPFTRPEEYENIILRASRDGSSIVHLKDVAHAEVGLMQYVIDSKLNGTPATFIVVYQQPGANGLEVSEAVRKTLEEIRPRFPEGIDYAISLDTNDFVRISIKEVEDTLFEAIILVVLVVYLFLQSLRSTIICAVAIVVALVSTFTGMLALGFSINMLTLFGLVLAIGMVVDDAIVVVENVERNMARFHLSPKEATIKAMGEISSSLVAVVLVMASVFIPAAFLPGTTGQLYKQFAITIVISVAVSGFVALTLTPAMCGVLLKHSEPTTRGFFAWFNRGVDGITRGFGSAVTLVIKRMIIAFVILAVLVYSIIHLFKTLPTSFVPNEDLGYVMTAIIMPDAASLERGRSVADRTEAIFKKIPGVEDRTQFTGYSLLDSGYKTNAGTFFVTLKPFEERYSSAKKAIAENARAVLMNLNREARGISEGLVIPVAPPSIPGIGTTGGFEFWIQDTGAGEPARLDELTQQFINKARQRPELSGLSTTFRATTQQLSADVNREKANLLGVPVKDVYSAIQAQFGSLVVSQYNEFSRVWRVILQSEPKYRQDPGDLTRLYTRSSEGEMVPLSALVTTRWVTGPDLLPHFNGFPAAKVNGNAAPGYSSGQAIAAMEEVAGEVLPHGYTVAWSGLAFEEKKSGGTSAIAFVFGLIIVFLVLAAQYESWTLPCSVMMAVPFGVLGALTANWLRGLQNDVYFQIGLLVLIGLGAKNAILRVSFAVELRKQGKSIMEATIEAGEQRLRPIIMTSLAFAFGVLPLAIAMGAGANARHSIGTGIIGGMIGETTLAMLYVPLLFYIFDRLGERSKEKKKTKVTSGKTLTGGGAVENVPQAEHVDAPAITSSMSSKVKLENAPREEQLDD
- a CDS encoding ABC transporter permease; this translates as MKPELSFNRPDNKTLQISLAGDWVLGMDVPAAGKTREEISVNSGVEKVIFNTLDLKSWDTVVLTFLVKIIAHCASVNMSVDKNGLPTGVQRLLDLASAAPERKGVRKEAARIHLLEQVGGSALTFWRTLVEMTAFIGEAFAAFLKLLQGRARFRRSDLFLTIQQCGAQALPIVSLISILVGLILAFIGAIQLKIFGAQIYVSSLVGIGMVRALAAIMTGIIMSGRTGASFAAQLGTMQVNEEIDALKTLGISPVEFLVLPRMLALFLMMPILSLYADLMGILGGLIIGVTMLDLNFTEYYNTTREAVSITDFWIGLFSAAVFGVLVALSGCMRGMQCGRSASAVGEATTSAVVTGIVSIVVAMAVITVICNILNI